ATAAAGGTATCAGCAAGGTTAAAGACGGGATAGGAGTAGCCCCATAAGACAAAGTGGAGCATATCGACAACCGAACCATAGAGGAAAAAGTCGATGATATTCCCAAGAGCTCCTGTTAAAATGAGCATGAAAGGAATCTCTCTTTTTCGCTCTTTATTAAAGAAGAAAACGTAGGCAGCAAGGGCAAGAATAATTCCAACTCGCACCAAAAGTAACGCGATCGGGTAGGAGGAAAAAAGGCTCCACGCTCCCCCTAAATTGCGGGCATGGCTAATCGAAAAGTCGACCCCAAAAAAGTTTTGAAAAACAGGGATCGTACCGAAAAGTGGAAGGTTTTCTACGATCCAATATTTCGTCGACGCATCGAATAAAAAAAGAGCAACCGCACTAAAAAGGAGGAGTCGACGCACTAAATCATCCCTTTTTCGAACTTTTCTTGGGATGCGACGGTCATTGTTGCATAAGGAATGGCTTCGAGTCTCTTGATCGGAATTTCTTCGCCAGAAACATCACACTTTCCATAGGTCCCCTCTTCGATTTTTTCAAGGGCGCGGTCGATCTGTCGGATGATCCCCTGCTCTTGCGATGAAACCTCGATGCTGATCGTTTGTCCAAAATCATCAGTCCCCTCATCGGCTTGATGTTGAGAGTATCCTTTTGAATCATCGGGGGTTTTGACATCATCGGAAACCGATTTTAAAGAGGCTCCCAGCTGCTCTTTCATTTCCAAAAGGCGTTTTTTGAATGTTTCAATCTCTGATTTTTTTAATGGCATGTGTTTACCTCGTTACTTTGGTGCAATCGTATGGATTGCATCCATAATTTCATCAACATCTTTAAACCGCTTATACACACACGCAAAGCGGATATAAGCAACCGTATCTAAAGCGCGGAGCTTTTCCATGACAAGGGCGCCTAGTTTTGTCGTATCTATTTCACGCACCTGATTTTCCATCAGTTCACTCGCAATCGCTGATGCTAAATCGCGCACTTGGTCGTGGCTGATTCGGGTGTGGCGTGATGCGCTATCCAGCCCTTTAATCAGCTTTTGCAAACTAAAGTCTTCGTAGCTTCCATCCCGTTTTTTTACCTGAAGGGAAATATCGACCGTTTCAAAAGTTGTAAACCGCTTGGAGCACTGCAAACATTCCCGTCGCCGCCGAATGGCATTGGTTTCGCTTGCTGTGCGAGAATCGGTTACTTTAGACTCTTCATGTCCACAAAAGGGGCACTTCATCGGCAATCTCCAAAATCCAAGCTTTAAACAAAAGTTTGCTTTTTTTTATACAAAATTCGGAGGAGGTGGGATTCGAACCCACGATACGCTTATCACGTATACACGCTTTCCAAGCGTGCTCCTTCGGCCGCTCGGACACTCCTCCAAACCTTAGGAATCGAATGATCTTACCAAAAAAGAGATTATTTTATCAAGGACTCGACAGGAGAACCTTTTTAGGGTAAACTTATTCACATGAAGAGAGTGTTATCAATTCTTTGCTTACTCTTTGGCCTAGTTTCGTGCCAAAACGAAGCTCCCAAACCGCGAGAAAAACCGCTGATCGTCACCAGTATTCCCCCTTATGTTTCTTTGGTTAAAGAGCTTGTAGGCGAGACCATGGATGTAAAGTCAGCCCTTGGATCCAATTTTGATCCCCATGAGGTGGAGATCTCTCCCTGTCAGATGAAAGCGGTCCAAGAAGCCACTTTATTTATTGGAGTGGGGCAACATTACGAAAAAAAATTGATCGGAAAAAAGAAAGAGATTCTTCAACTGGATCAAAGAATTCCTTTAATGACCTACGGAAGAGATACCCGCTTTATTGGAGAAGAGGCCCATGCGCACTCGAAAGACCTCCACTTTTGGCTGGGGCCCAAGCAGCTCCCCCTGCAGGTCAGTGTCATTGCAAGGGCCCTGATCGACCTAGCCCCTGACAATCAAGCGCTCTATGAGAAAAACCGGAAAACTCTCATTGATAAAATCAACACACTCA
The nucleotide sequence above comes from Candidatus Neptunochlamydia vexilliferae. Encoded proteins:
- the lspA gene encoding signal peptidase II, translating into MRRLLLFSAVALFLFDASTKYWIVENLPLFGTIPVFQNFFGVDFSISHARNLGGAWSLFSSYPIALLLVRVGIILALAAYVFFFNKERKREIPFMLILTGALGNIIDFFLYGSVVDMLHFVLWGYSYPVFNLADTFIFLGVATLIIQGITEKLNKRKRHET
- a CDS encoding TraR/DksA family transcriptional regulator: MPLKKSEIETFKKRLLEMKEQLGASLKSVSDDVKTPDDSKGYSQHQADEGTDDFGQTISIEVSSQEQGIIRQIDRALEKIEEGTYGKCDVSGEEIPIKRLEAIPYATMTVASQEKFEKGMI
- the nrdR gene encoding transcriptional regulator NrdR produces the protein MKCPFCGHEESKVTDSRTASETNAIRRRRECLQCSKRFTTFETVDISLQVKKRDGSYEDFSLQKLIKGLDSASRHTRISHDQVRDLASAIASELMENQVREIDTTKLGALVMEKLRALDTVAYIRFACVYKRFKDVDEIMDAIHTIAPK
- a CDS encoding metal ABC transporter substrate-binding protein, with the protein product MKRVLSILCLLFGLVSCQNEAPKPREKPLIVTSIPPYVSLVKELVGETMDVKSALGSNFDPHEVEISPCQMKAVQEATLFIGVGQHYEKKLIGKKKEILQLDQRIPLMTYGRDTRFIGEEAHAHSKDLHFWLGPKQLPLQVSVIARALIDLAPDNQALYEKNRKTLIDKINTLIRNTQGKLNPFEGKGIIVSHSSLGYFCADFGLVQIAVESEGKSPLPKDATEVLKAADDADVIVVFTAPQFHNKGAELIAKELNLPIKSFNPLAEDVLGTIEQLANDIQ